The Bacillota bacterium genome includes a region encoding these proteins:
- a CDS encoding pantothenate kinase: MDKVFITGVGSSSVKEPIYGIKTFKVDEFLAVGNGGLYLSGFDSALVVSMGTGTAYIWADHD; the protein is encoded by the coding sequence GTGGACAAGGTGTTTATAACAGGCGTCGGGTCTTCAAGCGTAAAAGAGCCGATTTATGGAATAAAAACTTTTAAAGTCGATGAATTTCTGGCAGTCGGAAACGGCGGTCTCTATCTTTCGGGATTCGACAGTGCGCTTGTTGTAAGCATGGGAACAGGCACTGCTTACATATGGGCTGATCACGACA